A window from Dromaius novaehollandiae isolate bDroNov1 chromosome 1, bDroNov1.hap1, whole genome shotgun sequence encodes these proteins:
- the CHRNA10 gene encoding neuronal acetylcholine receptor subunit alpha-10 isoform X3, with the protein MAPGVPLPRSLLALCAAGAILAPGCRGAQGRFAYKLLRDLFANYSSALRPVEDTDRALNVTLQITLSQIIDMDERNQVLTAYLWVRQAWLDAFLTWDKDAYDGIDSVRVPSSYVWRPDIVLYNKADDQLGGSVETNVVLRSDGQIMWDSPAITKSSCKVDVSFFPFDGQQCRLTFGSWTYNGNQIDLHNRLDTGDLTDFVENVEWEVLGMPATRNVVTYGCCSEPYPDVTYTLLLRRRASFYIFNLLLPCILISFLAPLGFYLPADSGEKVSLGVTVLLALTVFQLLVAESMPPSESLPLIGKYYIATMTMVTASTALTIFVMNVHHCGPGAKPVPGWAKRLILHHMARVFFVREVGESCKSPRRPRGGDGEEEPRGTGTGTGTGTGWAEGSPGAGGPARGCPRGRCLCLHESLLRNVGYIAGCFRDHRAAQRRAGEWKKVAKVMDRCFMWVFFVMVFLMSVLIVGKAV; encoded by the exons ATGGCGCCCGGCGTCCCGCTGCCCCGCTCGCTGCTCGCGCTCTGCGCGGCGGGAGCCATCCTCGCCCCAG GCTGCCGGGGCGCCCAGGGCAGGTTCGCCTACAAGCTGCTCCGCGACCTCTTCGCCAACTACTCCAGCGCCCTGCGCCCCGTGGAGGACACGGACCGGGCGCTGAACGTCACCCTGCAGATCACCCTCTCCCAGATCATCGACATG GACGAGAGGAACCAGGTGCTCACCGCCTACCTGTGGGTCCGCCAGGCCTGGCTCGACGCCTTCCTCACCTGGGACAAGGACGCCTACGACGGCATCGACAGCGTCCGCGTCCCCAGCAGCTACGTCTGGCGGCCGGACATCGTCCTCTACAACAA agCCGACGACCAGCTCGGCGGCTCCGTGGAGACCAACGTGGTGCTCCGCTCCGACGGGCAGATCATGTGGGACTCGCCGGCCATCACCAAGAGCTCCTGCAAGGTGGACGTCTCCTTCTTCCCCTTCGACGGGCAGCAGTGCCGCCTGACTTTCGGGTCCTGGACCTACAACGGGAACCAGATCGACCTGCACAACCGGCTGGACACGGGCGACCTGACGGACTTCGTGGAGAACGTGGAGTGGGAGGTGCTGGGCATGCCGGCCACCAGGAACGTGGTCACCTACGGCTGCTGCTCGGAGCCCTACCCCGACGTCACCTACACGCTGCTGCTCAGGAGACGCGCCTCCTTCTACATCTTCAACCTGCTCCTGCCCTGCATCCTGATCTCCTTCCTCGCCCCGCTCGGCTTCTACCTCCCGGCCGACTCGGGCGAGAAGGTCTCGCTGGGGGTGACGGTGCTGCTGGCCCTCACCGTCTTCCAGCTGCTGGTGGCGGAGAGCATGCCGCCGTCGGAGAGCCTGCCGCTCATCG GGAAGTACTACATCGCCACCATGACCATGGTCACCGCCTCCACCGCGCTGACCATCTTCGTCATGAACGTCCACCACTGCGGCCCGGGGGCCAAGCCCGTGCCCGGGTGGGCCAAGAGGCTCATCCTGCACCACATGGCCCGGGTCTTCTTCGTCCGCGAGGTGGGCGAGAGCTGCAAgagcccccggcggccccgcggcggggacggCGAGGAGGAGCCccgcgggacggggacggggacggggacggggacgggctggGCCGaggggagccccggggcgggcggcccggcgcggggctgcccccggggccggtGCCTCTGCCTCCACGAGAGCCTGCTGAGGAACGTGGGCTACATCGCCGGCTGCTTCCGCGACCACCGGGCAGCCCAGCGCCGCGCCGGCGAGTGGAAGAAGGTGGCCAAGGTGATGGACCGCTGCTTCATGTGGGTCTTCTTCGTCATGGTCTTCCTCATGAGCGTGCTCATCGTGGGCAAAGCCGTCTGA
- the CHRNA10 gene encoding neuronal acetylcholine receptor subunit alpha-10 isoform X2, giving the protein MRAAMQSRAKPCKAVQGRGASPARRRAAKRDTPRATSSAGPGPGSGRFSGGSGLPAPPAAAAPPGCRGAQGRFAYKLLRDLFANYSSALRPVEDTDRALNVTLQITLSQIIDMAWLDAFLTWDKDAYDGIDSVRVPSSYVWRPDIVLYNKADDQLGGSVETNVVLRSDGQIMWDSPAITKSSCKVDVSFFPFDGQQCRLTFGSWTYNGNQIDLHNRLDTGDLTDFVENVEWEVLGMPATRNVVTYGCCSEPYPDVTYTLLLRRRASFYIFNLLLPCILISFLAPLGFYLPADSGEKVSLGVTVLLALTVFQLLVAESMPPSESLPLIGKYYIATMTMVTASTALTIFVMNVHHCGPGAKPVPGWAKRLILHHMARVFFVREVGESCKSPRRPRGGDGEEEPRGTGTGTGTGTGWAEGSPGAGGPARGCPRGRCLCLHESLLRNVGYIAGCFRDHRAAQRRAGEWKKVAKVMDRCFMWVFFVMVFLMSVLIVGKAV; this is encoded by the exons ATGCGGGCGGCCATGCAAAGCCGTGCAAAGCCGTGCAAAGCCGTGCAAGGCCGGGGCGCGAGCCCTGCAAGACGGCGGGCAGCGAAACGCGATACCCCTCGTGCAACTtccagcgcggggccggggccgggcagcggccgctTTTCGGGAGGCTCCGGGCTCCCAGCGCCGCCGGCCGCTGCTGCCCCTCCAGGCTGCCGGGGCGCCCAGGGCAGGTTCGCCTACAAGCTGCTCCGCGACCTCTTCGCCAACTACTCCAGCGCCCTGCGCCCCGTGGAGGACACGGACCGGGCGCTGAACGTCACCCTGCAGATCACCCTCTCCCAGATCATCGACATG GCCTGGCTCGACGCCTTCCTCACCTGGGACAAGGACGCCTACGACGGCATCGACAGCGTCCGCGTCCCCAGCAGCTACGTCTGGCGGCCGGACATCGTCCTCTACAACAA agCCGACGACCAGCTCGGCGGCTCCGTGGAGACCAACGTGGTGCTCCGCTCCGACGGGCAGATCATGTGGGACTCGCCGGCCATCACCAAGAGCTCCTGCAAGGTGGACGTCTCCTTCTTCCCCTTCGACGGGCAGCAGTGCCGCCTGACTTTCGGGTCCTGGACCTACAACGGGAACCAGATCGACCTGCACAACCGGCTGGACACGGGCGACCTGACGGACTTCGTGGAGAACGTGGAGTGGGAGGTGCTGGGCATGCCGGCCACCAGGAACGTGGTCACCTACGGCTGCTGCTCGGAGCCCTACCCCGACGTCACCTACACGCTGCTGCTCAGGAGACGCGCCTCCTTCTACATCTTCAACCTGCTCCTGCCCTGCATCCTGATCTCCTTCCTCGCCCCGCTCGGCTTCTACCTCCCGGCCGACTCGGGCGAGAAGGTCTCGCTGGGGGTGACGGTGCTGCTGGCCCTCACCGTCTTCCAGCTGCTGGTGGCGGAGAGCATGCCGCCGTCGGAGAGCCTGCCGCTCATCG GGAAGTACTACATCGCCACCATGACCATGGTCACCGCCTCCACCGCGCTGACCATCTTCGTCATGAACGTCCACCACTGCGGCCCGGGGGCCAAGCCCGTGCCCGGGTGGGCCAAGAGGCTCATCCTGCACCACATGGCCCGGGTCTTCTTCGTCCGCGAGGTGGGCGAGAGCTGCAAgagcccccggcggccccgcggcggggacggCGAGGAGGAGCCccgcgggacggggacggggacggggacggggacgggctggGCCGaggggagccccggggcgggcggcccggcgcggggctgcccccggggccggtGCCTCTGCCTCCACGAGAGCCTGCTGAGGAACGTGGGCTACATCGCCGGCTGCTTCCGCGACCACCGGGCAGCCCAGCGCCGCGCCGGCGAGTGGAAGAAGGTGGCCAAGGTGATGGACCGCTGCTTCATGTGGGTCTTCTTCGTCATGGTCTTCCTCATGAGCGTGCTCATCGTGGGCAAAGCCGTCTGA
- the IL18BP gene encoding interleukin-18-binding protein isoform X2, which translates to MALRAAPAATHVRLLLPLLCWATAPPSPGAAALQLLNITFVGVPAEPPRPGDSVTVPCEALSSLPELTLLYWLGNGSFVEKLYPDGAVREGAVVEEPRGSGAALRRDLHIGSFGARELRTDFSCVALSPAGVAARHVRWGPPREAPAQGPGLG; encoded by the exons ATGGCTctgcgcgctgcccccgccg CGACCCACGtccggctgctgctgcccctgctctgctgggccacggccccccccagcccag GCGCCGCGGCCCTGCAGCTCCTCAACATCACCTTCGTGGGGGTCCCggcggagcccccccgccccg GTGACAGCGTGACGGTGCCGTGCGAGGCGCTGAGCAGCCTCCCCGAGCTCACGCTGCTCTACTGGCTGGGCAACGGCTCCTTCGTGGAGAAGCTCTACCCGGACGGCGCCGTGCGGGAGGGCGCGGTGGT GGAAGagccgcggggctccggggcggcccTGCGCCGGGACCTGCACATCGGCTCCTTCGGCGCCCGGGAGCTGCGCACCGACTTCAGCTGCGTGGCGCTGAGCCCCGCCGGCGTCGCGGCCCGGCACGTGCGCTGGGGGCCGCCGCGGGAGGCCCCCGCCCAGGGCCCGGGGCTCGGCTGA
- the CHRNA10 gene encoding neuronal acetylcholine receptor subunit alpha-10 isoform X1, whose amino-acid sequence MRAAMQSRAKPCKAVQGRGASPARRRAAKRDTPRATSSAGPGPGSGRFSGGSGLPAPPAAAAPPGCRGAQGRFAYKLLRDLFANYSSALRPVEDTDRALNVTLQITLSQIIDMDERNQVLTAYLWVRQAWLDAFLTWDKDAYDGIDSVRVPSSYVWRPDIVLYNKADDQLGGSVETNVVLRSDGQIMWDSPAITKSSCKVDVSFFPFDGQQCRLTFGSWTYNGNQIDLHNRLDTGDLTDFVENVEWEVLGMPATRNVVTYGCCSEPYPDVTYTLLLRRRASFYIFNLLLPCILISFLAPLGFYLPADSGEKVSLGVTVLLALTVFQLLVAESMPPSESLPLIGKYYIATMTMVTASTALTIFVMNVHHCGPGAKPVPGWAKRLILHHMARVFFVREVGESCKSPRRPRGGDGEEEPRGTGTGTGTGTGWAEGSPGAGGPARGCPRGRCLCLHESLLRNVGYIAGCFRDHRAAQRRAGEWKKVAKVMDRCFMWVFFVMVFLMSVLIVGKAV is encoded by the exons ATGCGGGCGGCCATGCAAAGCCGTGCAAAGCCGTGCAAAGCCGTGCAAGGCCGGGGCGCGAGCCCTGCAAGACGGCGGGCAGCGAAACGCGATACCCCTCGTGCAACTtccagcgcggggccggggccgggcagcggccgctTTTCGGGAGGCTCCGGGCTCCCAGCGCCGCCGGCCGCTGCTGCCCCTCCAGGCTGCCGGGGCGCCCAGGGCAGGTTCGCCTACAAGCTGCTCCGCGACCTCTTCGCCAACTACTCCAGCGCCCTGCGCCCCGTGGAGGACACGGACCGGGCGCTGAACGTCACCCTGCAGATCACCCTCTCCCAGATCATCGACATG GACGAGAGGAACCAGGTGCTCACCGCCTACCTGTGGGTCCGCCAGGCCTGGCTCGACGCCTTCCTCACCTGGGACAAGGACGCCTACGACGGCATCGACAGCGTCCGCGTCCCCAGCAGCTACGTCTGGCGGCCGGACATCGTCCTCTACAACAA agCCGACGACCAGCTCGGCGGCTCCGTGGAGACCAACGTGGTGCTCCGCTCCGACGGGCAGATCATGTGGGACTCGCCGGCCATCACCAAGAGCTCCTGCAAGGTGGACGTCTCCTTCTTCCCCTTCGACGGGCAGCAGTGCCGCCTGACTTTCGGGTCCTGGACCTACAACGGGAACCAGATCGACCTGCACAACCGGCTGGACACGGGCGACCTGACGGACTTCGTGGAGAACGTGGAGTGGGAGGTGCTGGGCATGCCGGCCACCAGGAACGTGGTCACCTACGGCTGCTGCTCGGAGCCCTACCCCGACGTCACCTACACGCTGCTGCTCAGGAGACGCGCCTCCTTCTACATCTTCAACCTGCTCCTGCCCTGCATCCTGATCTCCTTCCTCGCCCCGCTCGGCTTCTACCTCCCGGCCGACTCGGGCGAGAAGGTCTCGCTGGGGGTGACGGTGCTGCTGGCCCTCACCGTCTTCCAGCTGCTGGTGGCGGAGAGCATGCCGCCGTCGGAGAGCCTGCCGCTCATCG GGAAGTACTACATCGCCACCATGACCATGGTCACCGCCTCCACCGCGCTGACCATCTTCGTCATGAACGTCCACCACTGCGGCCCGGGGGCCAAGCCCGTGCCCGGGTGGGCCAAGAGGCTCATCCTGCACCACATGGCCCGGGTCTTCTTCGTCCGCGAGGTGGGCGAGAGCTGCAAgagcccccggcggccccgcggcggggacggCGAGGAGGAGCCccgcgggacggggacggggacggggacggggacgggctggGCCGaggggagccccggggcgggcggcccggcgcggggctgcccccggggccggtGCCTCTGCCTCCACGAGAGCCTGCTGAGGAACGTGGGCTACATCGCCGGCTGCTTCCGCGACCACCGGGCAGCCCAGCGCCGCGCCGGCGAGTGGAAGAAGGTGGCCAAGGTGATGGACCGCTGCTTCATGTGGGTCTTCTTCGTCATGGTCTTCCTCATGAGCGTGCTCATCGTGGGCAAAGCCGTCTGA
- the ART1 gene encoding GPI-linked NAD(P)(+)--arginine ADP-ribosyltransferase 1 — protein MLLVLLVLLGGARAARTPRELFPVKELPLDMAPDAFDDEYRGCAEAMEAELAELNRTEMAGNAVYAEAWAGAAARWGEGRPGAPRPPALRPAQELAILAYTMQGPLHGAFNAAVREAGRSRRRYLDAFPFKTFHFLLSTGLRALRDAGPRLCRRVYRGVRGVRFAARLGRPVRFGHFASASLRNGSAWRFGQDTFFSVETCCGVAIGGFSFFPEEEEVLIPPSESFEVTGVARAGGRVLIELRSQGSRSTYNCAFLQEKRCKTQPCVFSAGSSSPGAPPSLWGLLLAVSAVTAAGRP, from the exons atgctgctggtgctgctggtgctgctggggggggcccgggcggccAGGACCCCCCGGGAGCTCTTCCCCGTGAAGGAGCTGCCGCTGGACATGGCCCCCGACGCCTTCGACGACGAGTACCGCGGCTGCGCCGAGGCGATGGAGGCCGAGCTGGCGGAGCTCAACCGCACCGAGATGGCCGGCAACGCGGTGTACGCGGAGGCgtgggccggcgccgcggcccgctgGGGCGAGGGGCgtcccggggctccccggccgccggcgctgcGCCCGGCGCAGGAGCTGGCCATCCTGGCCTACACCATGCAGGGCCCGTTGCACGGCGCCTTCAACGCGGCCGTGCGGGAGgccggccgctcccgccgccgctaCCTCGACGCCTTCCCCTTCAAGACCTTCCACTTCCTCCTGAGCACCGGGCTGCGGGCGCTGCGCGACGCCGGGCCCCGGCTCTGCCGCAGGGTCTACCGCGGCGTCCGCGGCGTCCGCTTCGCCGCCCGGCTCGGCCGCCCCGTGCGCTTCGGCCACTTCGCCTCCGCCTCGCTGCGCAACGGCAGCGCCTGGCGCTTCGGCCAGGACACCTTCTTCTCCGTGGAGACCTGCTGCGGCGTCGCCATCGGCGGCTTCTCCTTCttccccgaggaggaggaggtcctCATCCCGCCCTCCGAGAGCTTCGAGGTCACCGGCGTggcccgcgccggcggccgggtGCTCATCGAGCTCCGCTCCCAGGGCTCGCGCAGCACCTACAACTGCGCGTTCCTGCAAG AGAAAAGATGCAAGACGCAGCCGTGCGTGTTCAGCGCAG gcagcagcagccccggggcccccccgagCCTCTGGGGGCTGCTCCTGGCCGTCAGCGCTGTGACAGCAGCAGGACGTCCCTGA
- the IL18BP gene encoding interleukin-18-binding protein isoform X1, producing MSPGLGAPAGTAPSWDHPGGSRAPGAEHPSPLAATHVRLLLPLLCWATAPPSPGAAALQLLNITFVGVPAEPPRPGDSVTVPCEALSSLPELTLLYWLGNGSFVEKLYPDGAVREGAVVEEPRGSGAALRRDLHIGSFGARELRTDFSCVALSPAGVAARHVRWGPPREAPAQGPGLG from the exons ATGTCCCCAGGCTTGGGGGCCCCTGCGGGGACCGCGCCGTCCTGGGACCATCCCGGGGGCTCCCGTGCGCCCGGCGCTGAGCACCCGTCCCCGCTCGCAGCGACCCACGtccggctgctgctgcccctgctctgctgggccacggccccccccagcccag GCGCCGCGGCCCTGCAGCTCCTCAACATCACCTTCGTGGGGGTCCCggcggagcccccccgccccg GTGACAGCGTGACGGTGCCGTGCGAGGCGCTGAGCAGCCTCCCCGAGCTCACGCTGCTCTACTGGCTGGGCAACGGCTCCTTCGTGGAGAAGCTCTACCCGGACGGCGCCGTGCGGGAGGGCGCGGTGGT GGAAGagccgcggggctccggggcggcccTGCGCCGGGACCTGCACATCGGCTCCTTCGGCGCCCGGGAGCTGCGCACCGACTTCAGCTGCGTGGCGCTGAGCCCCGCCGGCGTCGCGGCCCGGCACGTGCGCTGGGGGCCGCCGCGGGAGGCCCCCGCCCAGGGCCCGGGGCTCGGCTGA